DNA from Ignavibacteriales bacterium:
TTATCTCTACTACTTTTGGAGAAGGGGATCCTGGTAAAAGATTTAATCCCATTACTAACATAATTAGTATCAATCCTGACGCTAGGATTGTTAATTTGTTCTTCATTACTTCCTCCATATTTTGTGATTTGAACATGTTTTATTTATTGAATAAATATGACTTTAAGAAAAAATAAATTTTATTAATATTTACTAACAGAATAATTCTCTGATATTTTTTTATAACGTGCATCGGCAACTAAATCTTTCAATTCCGGTTGATGCTCAATTTCGGACTTTGAATACCCGTTCTCTATAGCCTTGCCAATCCACAATAACGCTTTCTCTCTATTGCCAAGATGTTCATAAATCGTAGCCGCACGATAAAATACCTGTATATCATCGGGAGCGATCTTCAGTGATCTGGTTAATAAGTTGAGCGCTTTTTTTCCATTTCCTATATCAGCATTGTAAGCCGCGAGATTAGATATAATTTCACTGTCATTTGGATTTATTTTTAACTGTCCTTCAGCCATTTCTATTGCATGTTTGTAAGTTTCAACTGCTTTCTCTTTTTTGTCTGGAATAGCATTATAAGCAGCTGCGAGATTTCCCCACGTTAAATAATTACTGCTGTTTAGCTCCAGTGCGCGATTATAAGTACTTGCCGCATCCTCAAATCTTCCCTCTATATAATAGAGTGTCCCCAGATTTGAATAGATACTATACGACTCCCGGATTTTAAGTGAATGCTCGAACATAACGCGTGCTTCCCCCCATCTTTCAAGCAGATAATAAATTCCTCCGACATTATTATATCCCTTGTAATTATCTGGGGTTAGTCTTATAACCTCTTTGAACTGACTGATTGCATCCTCGTAGCGGCTGTGCTTATAATAAAAAACACCAAGGTCATTATAGCCTGCCCAATAATCAGGTTTTAATTTGATTGCCCGTTTAAAAGTTGATTCCGCCTCAGAAATATCACCAGAGGATTCATATGCTTTTGCTAAACCGCGTAATGCCGCAGCATCCGACGGTTCAATCGCTAAAGCGCGTTTGAAAGTTTCGATTGCAAGAGTATGATTGCCTGTGCCTGAGTAAATCATTCCCAGAGTAACATTAATGGGCGCAAGAAGGCTATCAAGTTTAAAAGCTTTTTTAGCTTTTGTCATTGCGAATTCTGCGAATTCAGGTTTTTTTGTTATTTCATATTTACGCCAGTAGGCTTCACCTAAACCTGCATATGCCATTGTATAATTCTTATCACTGCCTGCAGCCAATTCGAAAAAATTTATAGCTTGATCAATATTTTCAAGATTCTCGTAGCGCTGCAGATTTCCTCTTCCCTGAACATAGTATTCATATGCTTTGGGTACAGTAGTTTTGCCTGCATCCATAATATCCTTTAGCTGCGGCTCCATTTCAATGTGAAGCATCTGGAGCAATTGAATCACGGCTTTATCCTGAGTTGAAGAAATTTCTTCAGATTTTATATCGATGATTGAGGAATTAAGTTGTCTCAGATTTTTAGCATCAACCAGATTTAAAGTAAGTCTCAATAAATTATTCATAAACTGAAGACTGCCCGTTACAACCAGATTTACTCCGAACATTTTATGAGCTTCACTGATGCTTTTTATTTTATTCTGTACAACTTCGCTCGAAGGAACAACCCATAATGAACTCTGAAATCTTTCTATTTGTGTAAGATTACTTGAAAGAGTTTCTACAAGACCGTCGGAGAAAGCCTGCCTGGTCGCGTCTCCACCAACTATATTCAGCGGAAGTATGAGTAAATGATTTTCTGCCGATGTTCCGGATGTGCTGAAGATTGAGAAAAAAATATTTTTACCCCCGGCAAGAGGAATAATTGCCGCAAATATTAAAATCGAAAGCGCGGTTATGTAAACTGTCCGTTTTCTTATCTTAATACTTTTAATAAGTGCTTTCACATTTTCGAAAAACGAAAGTTTTATTCCGCCTAACAGAATTTTCTGAATCATCTTCAGATCACTTGACAATTGCGCGGTTGATTGATAACGGGTCTTCTGATTTTTTTCCAGACACTTGCTAATAATATCAATTAACTGCAAAGGACAATTCTGTTGTTTAAGAATTGTCAGATCTGGTTCATCATTTAGAATAGAGTAGATAATCACCTGATCGTAATCTCCTCTGAATGGAAGCTTTCCTGTAATTAATTCATACAGAACAACACCGAATGAAAATATATCTGAGCGGTAATCTACATCAATTCCCGAAGCCTGTTCTGGAGACATGTATGCAATTGTTCCTATTGTGGTCCCCATCTGTGTAAGCTGATTCCCCTCTCTAATTTTAGCAAGGCCGAAATCCATTATTTTAGCCTTGCCATCTTTTGTGATCATTATATTCTGTGATTTTATATCTCTGTGCACAATTCCTTTATTATGAGCGGCTTCCAAACCATCTGCTATCTGCACGGCATAATTGATAATATCGTTTAATCCTTGCGATGAAAGCCGGGTTATCCGCTCACCGGAACTAATTCCGGAACTGATAAATGACTTTAATTCCTCTCCCTCTATATATTCCATCACAATGAAAATCTGGTCATGAGTTTCTTCAATAGAATATATTGTAGAAATATTCTGATGATTTAATGATGCTGCTGCCTGCGCTTCAACCGTAAACCGTTTTCGCTGTTCTTTATTTACAGCAACTAAACCGGGTAGAAACTTAATAGCGACTTCTCTTTTAAGTTTGGTATCTTCGGCTTTATAAACAACTCCCATCCCACCCTGTCCGAGTTGTTCAATTATTTTGTAATGCAAAATATTTTTGCCTACCAGACTATTCTCCAGCATGATTCATTCCCTCATTCCCATGGTTGGCTTTAACTTTCCATTCCTGCTGGAAGGATTTTCAGATATTTTCCGGAAATAAAATGTTGAGTCTTTCATATAACTCTTTTAAATAAATTAATAAAAATTTTACATCCATTTAAATTCCCAATCGATCCTTCCAATATTGAGTAAGGAAAATATTAGACGGGTCTAGTTTACTTCTGAATGAGAGAAATTCATTCATTTTGGGATATTGTTTTTTAAGATAATCCGGATTTATGGGCATATATTTTCCCCAGTGAAACCTGCAACTAAAATCTTTTTCATTCATCAATAAATCCCAAAATTGTGGATAAAAAACTTTTGCCGGATCGCCCTGGTTATATTTAAACCAGAAAAGATCAACACGAATAACATCACGGTTATATGAGGGGCTGAGCCAGAAATCACTTTTCTTAGCAGCATAAATTTCAGTAGAAAAAGAACCAGATGCAGCGTAGCCAGTTTTTGCATAGTAATCTCTCAACTTCTGCATTACTAATGCAGTTTTATCTATTGGTATCCATATCTCAGTAAACTCAACAGGAATAAGTTTGTCATTCACACGGTTATCCATCGGCAGTCCCCGATACCAAATATCCCAAAACTGTTGAGCACCGGGAGGAGTTTTTTCCGGATCCAATGGAACGAATAATTGAAGAAGTTTAGGAAGAATATGTTTAGGATAAAGCCATCCTGCCAATTTCATAATCCATTTAACATAAAAAGGAATGGATGAATCTTCCAAATTTTTCCAGTTGCCTACTACCGAATAATATAAACCTCCAGCAGATTCTTCAGGAATTTCTGTTCCCCACATCAACGAGAATTCTAAATACGGTTGAGGTTTAAAATCATTTGACGAAGGAATTTGATTTGCTTTCCAGACTACTATTCTCTCAAAACCGTTTTGCGGCCACCACATCAATCTCGTGTATTCGGTTTTAACAAGAAATTCTTGCAAACCAGGTTTTCCATTTGTTCCGTTACCGAATAGATCAACTTCGCAATCAACTACAGATGTTGTGGATTCACTTCCCTTAATATTGAATTTATTTACTAAAGCAAATGTTGCCTCGGTTATAATTCCGAAGAGACCGAATGAAACACCGGCTGCAAAGAAAAGATCATCGCCGCTTTCTCTTGTAAGAATATGAGTTTCACCGTTTCCGTCAATAAGTTTTAAAGCCATTATCTGATCGCTAAAAGCATGAATCACCGAACCGCCTGCTGAACCGGTTGAAATAAATCCTCCAACAGTCTGATGAATTATTCCTCCCATGTCGGGCACAGCCAAACCTTCCTGGTCAAGCTGGTAGAAAAGACTATTAATTAAATTCGATGTACCGGACGGATCGTAAGGATCTCTTCCAAGATGGCATCCCGCCTGCGCAGTTACACGCATATTTTTCTTATCAATATTTACAGCTAGCAATTTATCAAGCATTATATTAATTCCGTTTTCGCTTTTTGTATAAATTGAGTCCTTGACGGAATGAGCTGCTCCTCTAACCCGTATCTTCTTCCCTTCATTTTTTGCGTATAGGATTAGATCTTTTATTTCAGTTTCATCGGCAGGATGGTAATAACCATCGATGCCGGTTTGAAAAAGATTTCCCATTTTTCTCTCCTAAAGAATTTATAATTAAAAAATAAATAGACAATGACTGTTAGATTTCATTTATGTTAAGATATTTGATTAAATTTTTCAAGATCCCATTTTAGATTTAACTGCTCAAATATTTTTTGAGCCTCATAAAGGTAATAATCTGCACCTCTGTTTTTAAATTTAGAATTTGATTGTGAAAGGTATTTCCCCATTTCGAAATATGATCTTCCCAATTCCGGAAGAGCTCCCAGATGTAAAGCATATTCAATACTTCTCTGAAAATATGCCAATCCTTTCTGAGGATTTTTTTTGAATAAATAATATGTCCCGATAAACCTTTCCACTTCGGGTTTAATTTCAGCAACTTTATTCGAAACTTTTACCGCTGCTTTAATACATTTTTTAATTTCCCGTTCAAGATCATGAAGATCATTTTTTCCAACCGTATTCTCAGCACTTTTTTTTTCATAAATCATCACATTACAGAATAATTTATAAGCGACATAATATGATAACAGCATTGGTGTGAGTGCATCGGCTTCATGCAGTGTCTTCTCACCTAATTCCAGGGCTTCATTCGCGGCAGTATATTCATTTAATAAAATGTATGCCTTTGCCATCTTACCCGATAAACCGATAAGCCATGTATTGACGCCCAATTTTACGGCTAGCTCACATGCGTCGCTGTATATTGTAATCGCCTCTCTTAATTCTCTTCGGTGGAGCGCCAAATCACCGCTCATAGAAAGAATAAATAATTTTCCAAAATCAAAATCGAATGTTTCATTAATATCATTTCCCTTTTGAATGAGATACTCTGAATATGAATAATCGCCTCTGCATATAGTTATATATAAAGCCCAGCAAATTTGATATTGGACTTTGATTATTTCACCGGCTCTAAGATTATACTCTAGCAATTTTTCATTTATTCTTGAAAAGCTCTTCCAGTTTCCGCTCAGACAGTAATAAACTATTTCATCATAACCCGTGTCGTATATTTCTTCTGCTTTACTATTACGTGCAGATTCTTTGGCTTTCTCAATAAACTTTTTACTTAGGTGGAATGAAATTCCGCTGTATCCGAAAAGCGAGCTTGCTGATGCATAAGTTTCCCAACCTACTTCGCCATTCAATTGATACTTTATTTTTAGCCGCGTGAGATATACCAATTCAAAAAACATTTTTCTACCGTCATAGTTGGCATATGCCGTAACATTTTTATATAGAATATCGAACAATTCATTTTCTTTTTCGTTCGGCATTTTCTTCATGCCGGTAGGAAGATATAAATGCTTAACCAACATCGATAAATCAAATACGGCTTTTAATGTATCTGTAATATTATTTTTTTGAACTTTTACACCCCTTGCCTGTAAAGCCTTATTGAAATGTTCAACTGCGTCGTGAAAGTACCCTCTATAATAGAATGCAAAACCAATATTTTTTTCGAGCATAAAGATTTTTTCTTTATCTGCAGCCGCGCCGTATTTTTGCAGATATAATTTCAATGCTTCCTGGAAATAGTTTAACGCTTCATAAGACGCAGCCGTTCGCATTGTTCTCTCGCCCGCTTTTATTAAATATTCTTCAGCTTTCTCTTTATCATCGGCAAGGTTATAATGATAAGCGAGAGTTTCATAAAAGTCATTAAGTCTTTCCGAGAAGAGTTCTTCCACAGCATTGGCAACTTTAAGATGTAATTCCTGTTTATTCCTGGGAAGTAAAGTTTCATAAACAGCTTCCTGCACCAAAGCATGTTTAAATAAATATTCACGTTCTTTTGAACTTCTATTCTCATTTATCAATTCTAATTTTTCGAGTGACTTAATTTGCAGATTAATCTCACCGGGTTTGCCCGCTACTTTAGACAGAATATCAAAAAGAAAATATCTTCCAATCACAGAAGCTATTTTAAGAAGGTTTTTGGCCGGTTCGTCCAGCTTAT
Protein-coding regions in this window:
- a CDS encoding FAD-binding protein; amino-acid sequence: MGNLFQTGIDGYYHPADETEIKDLILYAKNEGKKIRVRGAAHSVKDSIYTKSENGINIMLDKLLAVNIDKKNMRVTAQAGCHLGRDPYDPSGTSNLINSLFYQLDQEGLAVPDMGGIIHQTVGGFISTGSAGGSVIHAFSDQIMALKLIDGNGETHILTRESGDDLFFAAGVSFGLFGIITEATFALVNKFNIKGSESTTSVVDCEVDLFGNGTNGKPGLQEFLVKTEYTRLMWWPQNGFERIVVWKANQIPSSNDFKPQPYLEFSLMWGTEIPEESAGGLYYSVVGNWKNLEDSSIPFYVKWIMKLAGWLYPKHILPKLLQLFVPLDPEKTPPGAQQFWDIWYRGLPMDNRVNDKLIPVEFTEIWIPIDKTALVMQKLRDYYAKTGYAASGSFSTEIYAAKKSDFWLSPSYNRDVIRVDLFWFKYNQGDPAKVFYPQFWDLLMNEKDFSCRFHWGKYMPINPDYLKKQYPKMNEFLSFRSKLDPSNIFLTQYWKDRLGI
- a CDS encoding protein kinase codes for the protein MLENSLVGKNILHYKIIEQLGQGGMGVVYKAEDTKLKREVAIKFLPGLVAVNKEQRKRFTVEAQAAASLNHQNISTIYSIEETHDQIFIVMEYIEGEELKSFISSGISSGERITRLSSQGLNDIINYAVQIADGLEAAHNKGIVHRDIKSQNIMITKDGKAKIMDFGLAKIREGNQLTQMGTTIGTIAYMSPEQASGIDVDYRSDIFSFGVVLYELITGKLPFRGDYDQVIIYSILNDEPDLTILKQQNCPLQLIDIISKCLEKNQKTRYQSTAQLSSDLKMIQKILLGGIKLSFFENVKALIKSIKIRKRTVYITALSILIFAAIIPLAGGKNIFFSIFSTSGTSAENHLLILPLNIVGGDATRQAFSDGLVETLSSNLTQIERFQSSLWVVPSSEVVQNKIKSISEAHKMFGVNLVVTGSLQFMNNLLRLTLNLVDAKNLRQLNSSIIDIKSEEISSTQDKAVIQLLQMLHIEMEPQLKDIMDAGKTTVPKAYEYYVQGRGNLQRYENLENIDQAINFFELAAGSDKNYTMAYAGLGEAYWRKYEITKKPEFAEFAMTKAKKAFKLDSLLAPINVTLGMIYSGTGNHTLAIETFKRALAIEPSDAAALRGLAKAYESSGDISEAESTFKRAIKLKPDYWAGYNDLGVFYYKHSRYEDAISQFKEVIRLTPDNYKGYNNVGGIYYLLERWGEARVMFEHSLKIRESYSIYSNLGTLYYIEGRFEDAASTYNRALELNSSNYLTWGNLAAAYNAIPDKKEKAVETYKHAIEMAEGQLKINPNDSEIISNLAAYNADIGNGKKALNLLTRSLKIAPDDIQVFYRAATIYEHLGNREKALLWIGKAIENGYSKSEIEHQPELKDLVADARYKKISENYSVSKY